A region from the Triticum urartu cultivar G1812 chromosome 1, Tu2.1, whole genome shotgun sequence genome encodes:
- the LOC125526532 gene encoding uncharacterized protein LOC125526532 has protein sequence MLPLVACPCGHVRDTIVLYSKSTANPGRVFYKCPNHRVGTNPCQHYYWEDGPDNYFDFLVKNGHISIARIGRSRGISGHSLGDIESEEAEEEEDRGVEVQKICNGVMIDVVKKLDELICLVRMFLFCIVTLLAVMVYVVALK, from the exons ATGTTGCCGCTCGTGGCTTGCCCTTGCGGCCATGTCCGTGACACCATTGTACTCTATTCGAAATCTACTGCCAACCCTGGACGGGTGTTCTACAAGTGCCCCAACCATCGT GTTGGAACGAATCCATGCCAGCACTACTACTGGGAAGATGGCCCAGATAACTATTTTGATTTTCTGGTTAAGAATGGCCACATATCTATTGCAAGAATAGGAAGATCTAGAGGTATCTCTGGTCATTCATTGGGCGACATAGAAAGTgaagaggcagaggaggaagaagacagagGTGTTGAAGTTCAGAAGATTTGCAATGGTGTGATGATTGATGTTGTGAAGAAGCTGGATGAGCTGATCTGCTTAGTTAGGATGTTCTTGTTTTGTATTGTCACTTTGTTGGCTGTGATGGTTTATGTAGTGGCTCTGAAATGA